In Erigeron canadensis isolate Cc75 chromosome 8, C_canadensis_v1, whole genome shotgun sequence, the DNA window TAAGTTTAGATCATAATTAATGGCGTTTTTAGAAACTTCTAAAAGTGTTGAGTATAGCATTAACCCGTTTCACATGTAGGTGGGTCGAATTCCGTTCAATCAACAGATAAAGAATTTTGAGAATAGTTTGGATCAAATCAGTGATGCATTGGGTGCCGCCAATCTTGGTCAAGCACTTTCCAAGTGTATTTTCTTTGTAGGAATGGGTAGCAATGACTACCTAAACAACTATCTCATGCCCAATTACCCGACCCGGAACCAGTATGATGGTAACCAATTTGCTGATCTGTTGGTCCAAGAATACACAACACAACTTAAAGTAAGTTCTAAACAATATCTATGTAGACattttgaatctatatatattgtttgtttgttttggtaCTATGTAAACTTATGGTTTATGTTGTTGTGTTGTATATAGGAACTTTACAATCAAGGAGCCCGAAAGTTTGTTCTGGCTGGAATCGGGCTAATGGGTTGTATACCGAGCATTTTAGCCCAAAGTACAGAAGGGACATGCTCAAATGACGTGAACCAACTCGTCCTGCCTTTTAATGCAAACATGAAAACCATGATCAATAATCTAAGCACCAATCTCCCTGGTTCTAAATTCGTTTTCATCGATGTTCATAACATGTTCCAAGATATTCTAGCTAATGCTAGATCATATGGTACTACAACCACACTAATTAATCAATCTAGCCTTTTACTAATTGTTGAAAAGTTACTTAAACTATTGATGTTTATATTCAGGTTTTAGTGTGGTGAATAGGGGATGTTGTGGAATAGGAAGAAATAGAGGTCAGATAACGTGTTTACCGTTCCAAGCGCCATGTTTGAACAGGAATGAGTATGTGTTTTGGGATGCATTCCATCCAACAGAAGCTGTGAATGTGTTGATGGGAAAGAAGGCTTTTAGTGGCACTCCTGATCTTGTTTATCCTATAAACATTCAACAATTAGCAAACCTGTGATGTCCCAAACACATCTATGTCCACCCCCAAGTATGAAGAAATGTGTGTTTCTTTGTGTTTTAAGTGAGATGGATGATCTTTAGGATATCatcaaatgtttttgaatttcaattcTTTGCTTTCGTTTCAACTTTATACGCACCCTAATATACGTTACAAACTCATAGTTATCTCTTAGCTCCTAGCCTTCTGCATCTTTGAAATTCTATGGAAAAAATCCATTATAAATCCCTAAACTAAATTGCAGAACAATGGACATCTGAAACAATTATAATTGATTTTAACCAAAAATTACCATCTTTAGCAAAACTTAAGCGAAATACACTTACGTTCAGCACATAACTTGACATCTTCGTGAAAATTCCTAGCATGATAAGATCGTTCTAATGCAAAAAGtatcaaaatatatagttttaatcTAAAATCAATTACGAGGTCCAAAATGTCACCCCAAAGCTCTAGTAATGTATTCAAGTAGTGTTGAAACAACGGTGTAATAATGTGTTATACAACTTAACACTTCTATGATAAGAGCAAGATCAATCTCAAGCCTAGTTTAAGCTCAAAGGGGTTCCTTGCCAATGTGGGACTTGTGTTTACACCGAACAATTCTCCCCATGCATTGAGCCCACGTATTAGTAGACACTAGACACGGCTTGTTTTAGTGTGAATATGAAGCCGTCGTTTTGGCAAATCCAGGTATTAGATCCCTTTAAAAATGGAACTTTATGTAAGACACCTGAGATTGGCAACTCTGATATTAGTTTTCAATACTCTTTAGCTACATGTAGGTGGTGGATGGGGTTTCGGCATACTCTGAAGCTTCAGATTTGTCTGAAACATGAGTTTGGCAAACCCGTGTATACTAGTTTTACAAATCTTAGAGGAAAACATAACCACTTCTGAAAAAAAATCACACATAAGACTATAACCCTATTAATGTAGACGGAAACGAAAGATAAACAATCGAACCTGTTGATCCAAATGAATACTAGGAACAATTGTAACTATCGTTGATTCAAAAAGAATACCAATAGTTAGGGATTTCACACACACGTAAGACTTAAAAGCTTCTCACaatgaaaaatcataaaatagaATAATTACATATGGTTTGGGTCGGGTTTATCCAGATGATCTGGTCAATGTTTTCCAGGATAGAACAATTATATCATAATTTATAAACATGCCATGTTTTAGGGTGTGGATGGAACCCGAACCCGGATAAGTTACCCTGCCAGAACCCAATCCAAACCCAATTTAAACTATTTATTCGGTTTTCGGGTAATCCGAATAAAAACCCAAACTGGTTATCGATTGGGTTAGTATTCGGATAATTTAGTTTCAAAGGGTAACCTGAATAACCTTATATTTGAACCTGGTATTATAACATAACCCAAAACCATTGTATTTTAGCCCAATTCAATTTGTTATCCAGTTGACAAAACCCATTATACTAAAAACTGATCTACAATCTGGTAGCTACtgttattttattgttttgttattgCTTCTGTTCTTTTATGTTCCAGCATCCTTATATGAATTTTGCTTAGCAAATACAACCCAGCAACAATAAAAAGGAAGCCCTGTACTTGATGTAATTACTTTATACTTCGACGTCTCATCGAAGTGTTTTCAATATAAATtggctgttctaaaaaaaaaaaaaaaggaagccCTTGAAAGCGTAAAGAAAAGGTCCAAGGAAGCTTCAAAACCCAGTGCTCATTAGTCCAATTTCAGGTTAAATGGTTAACCCGAACCCAGTTCAGGGAACGCGTTAGTTTTAGTTAGTAGGAAGCCGACTAACCCAACCCAACTGACCAGAAATCCAGCCCATAAACCCCCTTCATATTAAGGAGACACTCTAGCAAAAGagtatataacataaaaatatgCTCTACTCATTTTCAAAGATTCACCGAAGTCAGGAACACTAACATTGTAAATCACAGTCAAAAGATACATAGGCGAAGAGGTCAGGGGTGTCTTGCCATGAAGTAAACGGTTCTCATTAAATTGcaagttttgaaatttgaaacatCTTTAGAAATGACGTATCAAAACATCAACATAGTTTTCTGCTATACAGATATACAGATCAACATACCTACAAAAACAATCTAATTAACTAAAAACTACCCAACATTTTATCGTATGCAACCTTATGATCCCATTTACTGGCTGTCACTGAAATCGGCATCAATGACTTCACCATCTTCTCCACCAGAAGACTTACCAGCCTCACTTGCCCCGCCTTCAGCAGCGGCACCACCTGCTTGACTGTAAATAGACTGACCCAATTGCATCATTTCTTGGTTCAATGCAGCCATAGCATCTTTCATCGTCTGAGTTGACCCACCAGAAATGGCATCTTTAAGCTCTCTTAGTTTTCCCTCCACTTTCTCTTTCACTTCACCTGGTACTTTTTCCCCGATTTCTTTCAGCTGCTTTTCACATTGGTATACAACTGATTCTGCTTGGTTCTTCGTGTCAATGGCATCCCTCTTCTCCTTGTCCTCCTTTGCAAACTTCTCTGCTTCCGCCACCATCCTCTCCACCTACAAAAACAAAACCAGTATTTGCTTCACATACATGAAACCGAGACACTAATAACTCACTAGTTTAATGATAATCAAGCCAAACACATAATTCAAATTGCAACCAATAGAACAAAAAGGTAATAATCATACCTCATCTGAAGGTAATGTGCTAGCACCAGTGATTGTGATATCTTGCTTCTTTCCGGTCCCTTTATCTACAGCTGCGACTGAAAGGATTCCATTCGCATCAATATCGAACTTAACCTCAATTTGGGGAACCCCACGTGGTGCTGGCGGGATACCGTCAAGTCTAAAGCTTCCTAGAGATTTGTTGTCACGAACAAACTCTCTTTCCCCTTGAAGAACATTGATTTCC includes these proteins:
- the LOC122579455 gene encoding GDSL esterase/lipase At1g71691-like, with amino-acid sequence MGGGNINKMPIIMVKFSCLLWVLMLLSGGNNNHHGLLLVHGQDYGFDAAAPEKEMVPAMFIFGDSLIDNGNNNDLASLAKANYFPYGIDFNGGPTGRFSNGFTMVDAIAELLGLPLIPAYSQASNSADQMLHGVNFASAAAGILDITGRNFVGRIPFNQQIKNFENSLDQISDALGAANLGQALSKCIFFVGMGSNDYLNNYLMPNYPTRNQYDGNQFADLLVQEYTTQLKELYNQGARKFVLAGIGLMGCIPSILAQSTEGTCSNDVNQLVLPFNANMKTMINNLSTNLPGSKFVFIDVHNMFQDILANARSYGFSVVNRGCCGIGRNRGQITCLPFQAPCLNRNEYVFWDAFHPTEAVNVLMGKKAFSGTPDLVYPINIQQLANL